In one window of Methanocorpusculum sp. DNA:
- the prf1 gene encoding peptide chain release factor aRF-1, which translates to MAEEHSQHEIEKDEARKRYEFKKSLERLEEKEGSGTELISLYIPPDKQIYDVTAQLRDEYGQCANIKSKQTRSNVQSALSSILARLKYFKNPPPNGMAVFCGAINIGGDKTDLESIIVEPPEVIQTYSYRCSSTFELEPLKAMLDDKYVYGLLVLDRREAYWGFLRGTHIEPINGTHSTVPGKQRKGGQSSVRFERLRLIAIHDFYSKIGERASAAFLAEPNFFEKFKGVLIGGPMPTKEEFAAGNFLHHEVQKRIIGLFDSSYTNEFGLRELVDNAQEALRGVGIMDEKAEMSRFFKELIKENGAAAYGEDSVRLNLEAGAVDTLLLSEKLRKLRLTINCRNCDYEEVKTVKIEAGKKAKDLPFGYCPKCQSPLILTKEADIIDELTELADASNTRVEIISEDFEEGAMLYSAFGGIAAVLRYPTGM; encoded by the coding sequence ATGGCAGAGGAACATTCCCAGCACGAAATCGAAAAAGACGAAGCAAGAAAGCGATACGAGTTCAAAAAATCACTGGAAAGGTTAGAGGAGAAAGAGGGGTCAGGAACAGAGCTGATCTCTCTTTACATCCCGCCGGACAAGCAGATCTATGACGTAACCGCCCAGCTTCGCGACGAATACGGTCAGTGTGCGAACATCAAAAGCAAACAGACGCGGTCAAACGTCCAGAGTGCTCTCTCTTCAATTCTCGCACGCCTGAAATACTTCAAAAACCCACCGCCAAACGGCATGGCCGTCTTTTGCGGGGCAATCAATATCGGCGGCGATAAAACCGATCTGGAATCCATCATCGTCGAACCTCCGGAGGTTATCCAGACCTACAGTTACCGATGCAGTTCAACGTTCGAACTGGAGCCGCTCAAGGCGATGCTCGATGACAAATACGTGTACGGACTTCTTGTCCTTGACCGCCGTGAAGCTTACTGGGGATTTCTCCGGGGCACCCACATCGAGCCGATCAACGGAACACACTCCACCGTTCCCGGCAAGCAGAGGAAGGGTGGTCAGTCCAGTGTTCGTTTTGAGCGTCTCAGACTGATCGCAATCCATGATTTCTACAGCAAAATCGGTGAACGCGCCTCTGCCGCCTTCCTCGCCGAGCCGAACTTCTTTGAAAAGTTCAAGGGTGTGCTGATCGGCGGTCCGATGCCGACCAAAGAGGAGTTCGCTGCGGGGAACTTCCTTCACCACGAAGTCCAGAAACGTATCATTGGTCTCTTCGACTCCTCCTATACCAATGAGTTTGGTCTGCGTGAACTCGTGGACAATGCCCAGGAAGCTCTTCGCGGCGTTGGCATAATGGACGAAAAAGCGGAGATGTCCAGATTCTTCAAAGAACTCATCAAAGAAAACGGGGCAGCAGCGTACGGTGAAGACAGTGTCAGGCTCAATTTGGAAGCAGGGGCAGTTGATACGCTCCTCCTCTCCGAAAAACTGCGAAAACTGCGGCTCACCATAAATTGCCGAAACTGTGACTATGAAGAAGTCAAGACCGTGAAGATTGAAGCCGGTAAAAAAGCAAAAGATCTGCCGTTTGGTTACTGCCCGAAGTGTCAGTCTCCGCTCATTCTTACGAAAGAAGCTGATATCATCGACGAGTTGACTGAACTTGCCGATGCATCAAACACCAGAGTCGAGATCATATCCGAAGATTTCGAGGAGGGTGCCATGCTCTACTCTGCATTCGGCGGTATTGCAGCCGTCCTTCGCTATCCAACAGGGATGTAA
- a CDS encoding 30S ribosomal protein S6e, translating to MVDFKVVLSDPKSGLSYKIDATGAAAGALLGKKIGTEVDGAPFGMSGYKIMITGGSDKTGTPARPDLPGNGRRGLLISDGFGFNATHNGERRRKSQRGNEIASDFVQVNAKITVYGEKPTAEIFAAAAE from the coding sequence ATGGTAGACTTTAAGGTCGTACTGTCAGACCCGAAATCCGGTCTTTCGTACAAAATAGATGCAACGGGTGCAGCAGCTGGTGCTCTTCTTGGAAAGAAGATCGGCACTGAAGTTGACGGCGCTCCGTTCGGCATGAGCGGCTATAAGATCATGATCACCGGCGGTTCCGACAAGACCGGAACCCCGGCACGCCCTGACCTTCCGGGTAACGGCAGAAGAGGTCTTCTGATCTCCGACGGATTCGGCTTCAACGCAACCCACAACGGTGAGAGAAGAAGAAAGAGCCAGCGCGGAAATGAGATCGCTTCTGACTTTGTCCAGGTCAATGCAAAAATCACTGTCTACGGTGAAAAACCGACCGCCGAGATTTTCGCTGCAGCTGCAGAATAA
- a CDS encoding signal recognition particle subunit SRP19/SEC65 family protein: MAIRFLYPCYFDASLTRSEGRRVAKSLAVSAPNMAMISRAAKVGGVSVLEEERDAHHPAQWHKSGGRIRVEYAGSKEDLLKKVAGKLGGK; encoded by the coding sequence ATGGCAATTCGTTTTCTTTACCCGTGCTACTTTGATGCCTCTCTGACCAGAAGTGAAGGCAGGCGTGTAGCAAAGAGTCTGGCTGTTTCTGCTCCGAATATGGCTATGATCTCCCGCGCTGCAAAAGTTGGCGGGGTGTCTGTTCTTGAAGAGGAACGCGATGCTCATCACCCGGCACAGTGGCACAAGTCCGGGGGGCGTATTCGTGTGGAGTATGCCGGATCAAAAGAGGATCTTCTGAAGAAAGTCGCCGGAAAACTCGGCGGGAAGTAA
- a CDS encoding TspO/MBR family protein, producing the protein MDTKIQPRTVYLMIGFAILSLLAGFLGTLVTITGPDSWFALELIRPAWQPPNFLFGPVWTTLYILMGLAAGLVFAQGWEKKEVKIATIVFLIQLGLNVLWSYMFFGWHLLLGSTIEIFILLAMICVTMCLFYRIKHAAAYLLIPYVLWVSFATVLTATIWMINPMM; encoded by the coding sequence ATGGACACAAAAATACAGCCGCGTACGGTATATCTCATGATCGGATTTGCCATACTTTCTCTTCTTGCCGGATTTCTCGGCACGCTTGTTACGATCACCGGTCCTGATTCCTGGTTTGCTCTTGAGCTTATCAGACCCGCCTGGCAGCCTCCGAACTTTCTTTTCGGTCCGGTATGGACCACGCTCTATATCCTGATGGGTCTTGCCGCCGGACTGGTCTTCGCGCAAGGATGGGAGAAAAAAGAAGTTAAGATCGCGACCATTGTATTTCTGATCCAGCTCGGGCTCAATGTATTGTGGTCGTATATGTTCTTCGGCTGGCACCTGCTTCTGGGTTCCACGATCGAGATCTTCATTTTGCTGGCGATGATCTGTGTGACGATGTGTCTCTTCTACAGAATCAAACATGCAGCAGCCTATCTGCTTATTCCGTATGTTCTCTGGGTCTCTTTTGCCACCGTATTGACCGCAACGATCTGGATGATCAATCCGATGATGTAA
- a CDS encoding H/ACA ribonucleoprotein complex subunit GAR1, with amino-acid sequence MKFAGNVVSRLGRRLLIVESDAGQLPPLYTEVADEQSISVGKIVDLYGSVSRPYLTVLCSEDSVSGVTAGDKLYVIAETKPEKPRKTSYRKYAGEMRVSRR; translated from the coding sequence GTGAAATTTGCAGGGAATGTTGTATCCCGTCTTGGGCGACGGTTGCTTATTGTTGAAAGTGATGCCGGTCAGCTCCCCCCTCTCTATACGGAGGTTGCAGATGAACAAAGCATATCTGTTGGAAAAATTGTTGACCTTTATGGGAGTGTTTCACGGCCGTATCTGACTGTTTTGTGCAGTGAGGATTCGGTTTCAGGTGTGACTGCAGGAGATAAACTGTATGTTATTGCCGAAACGAAACCAGAAAAACCCAGAAAAACTTCTTATCGCAAATATGCCGGTGAAATGCGCGTAAGCCGGCGCTAA
- the infB gene encoding translation initiation factor IF-2, which translates to MAEHIRTPIVCVLGHVDHGKTSLLDRIRGSKVVAGEAGAITQHIGATLIPFDSIAKLSGDLGKLKTEVPGLLFIDTPGHHAFTTLRARGGALADIAILVVDVNEGFKKQTIEALQILRNCKTPFVIAATKLDKIPGWRPTPNASFKAGYKNQTERVQTECENRVYQLVGKLSDMGFNSERFDRVSDFQRNLVIVPVSSMTGEGISDLLMILIGLAQRYLTEGLKTTISGPGVGTVLEVKEEIGLGTTLDVILYDGIISVGDEIGIAGSEGAVSTKVRALLQPRPMKEILVEDQFMRVKSVVAAAGVKISAPNLESIVAGSPIRVIRGDHDAVLAKINEEMQEINIKLSDVGVSVRADTIGALEALSNELDAKNIPIMRASVGPLSRRDLIDISVIREDLFKVALCFNVPLLPDAETMIRDEEVDVKIFSNRVIYKLLDDYLEWRDETIRAKEAKQFETVVLPAKFSILPGCVFRMSGPAIVGVRVLGGTLRPKVSIATRDGKIVGDIKQIKLNKESVTEAKEGAEVAVSIDGVTIGRQIDVGETLYVAIPERHVKVLETEMLSHLNAGTVEALEEYTSIFRKTQPFWGK; encoded by the coding sequence ATGGCAGAACACATCAGGACTCCTATCGTCTGCGTTTTGGGGCACGTAGATCATGGAAAAACATCGCTCCTCGACCGTATCCGCGGGTCGAAAGTTGTTGCAGGTGAAGCGGGAGCGATCACTCAGCACATCGGTGCAACACTCATTCCTTTCGACTCGATTGCAAAACTAAGCGGGGATCTGGGCAAACTGAAAACCGAAGTCCCGGGATTATTGTTCATCGACACGCCCGGACACCACGCATTCACCACGCTTCGGGCCCGGGGCGGGGCACTCGCGGACATCGCGATCCTGGTCGTTGATGTGAACGAAGGGTTCAAAAAGCAGACGATCGAAGCACTCCAGATCCTTCGAAACTGTAAAACGCCGTTTGTTATTGCTGCTACCAAGCTCGATAAGATCCCGGGCTGGCGGCCTACTCCCAATGCCTCATTCAAGGCCGGGTACAAAAATCAGACTGAACGGGTCCAGACCGAGTGTGAAAACCGGGTGTATCAACTTGTCGGGAAACTCTCGGACATGGGATTCAACTCCGAGCGGTTTGACCGGGTCAGTGATTTTCAAAGAAATCTCGTGATCGTTCCGGTGAGCAGTATGACCGGTGAAGGCATCAGTGACCTTCTCATGATCCTGATCGGCCTTGCCCAGCGGTATCTCACCGAAGGACTCAAGACGACCATCTCAGGCCCCGGTGTTGGAACGGTCCTTGAGGTCAAAGAGGAGATAGGTCTTGGAACGACCCTTGACGTTATCCTGTATGACGGGATCATCAGCGTGGGTGATGAGATCGGTATCGCCGGCAGCGAGGGGGCAGTCTCGACGAAAGTCCGCGCTCTTCTTCAGCCCCGTCCGATGAAGGAGATCCTGGTCGAAGATCAGTTCATGCGGGTCAAATCCGTCGTGGCGGCGGCGGGTGTGAAAATTTCCGCACCGAATCTTGAATCGATCGTTGCAGGATCCCCGATCCGCGTGATCCGCGGCGATCACGACGCTGTTCTCGCAAAGATCAACGAGGAGATGCAGGAGATCAACATCAAACTCTCAGACGTGGGGGTAAGTGTCCGGGCCGATACGATCGGTGCACTGGAGGCTCTTTCCAATGAACTGGACGCCAAAAATATCCCTATCATGCGTGCGAGTGTCGGCCCGCTGTCCCGCCGTGACCTGATCGATATCAGTGTGATCAGAGAAGATTTGTTCAAAGTTGCTCTGTGTTTTAACGTTCCGCTCCTTCCGGATGCCGAGACGATGATCCGGGATGAGGAGGTCGATGTGAAGATCTTTTCAAACCGTGTCATCTACAAACTCCTTGATGATTATCTGGAATGGCGTGACGAAACGATCCGTGCGAAAGAAGCAAAACAGTTTGAGACGGTAGTGCTCCCGGCGAAGTTTTCTATCCTGCCGGGGTGTGTTTTTCGCATGAGCGGGCCTGCGATCGTTGGCGTGCGCGTCCTGGGGGGTACACTGCGTCCCAAGGTCAGTATTGCGACGCGTGACGGGAAAATCGTTGGTGATATCAAACAGATCAAGCTGAACAAAGAAAGTGTGACCGAGGCAAAAGAGGGCGCAGAGGTCGCCGTTTCGATAGATGGCGTCACAATCGGCAGACAGATCGATGTGGGCGAGACCCTTTACGTGGCAATTCCCGAGAGACATGTGAAGGTTTTAGAGACGGAAATGCTCTCTCATTTAAATGCTGGGACCGTCGAAGCACTAGAGGAGTACACCTCGATCTTCCGGAAAACACAGCCTTTCTGGGGCAAGTAG
- a CDS encoding helix-turn-helix domain-containing protein has protein sequence MDENCTVNLTVRYLTKKWTLLIILELYKGNNYTKRFSELKASLPEITAKILSERLQELEAENIISKKIDASVVPVKSEYTLTESGVELIGVIREIKYWALKWKIDNIPCGSQECKICKL, from the coding sequence ATGGATGAGAACTGCACCGTAAACCTGACCGTTCGGTATCTGACGAAAAAATGGACGTTATTGATCATTCTTGAGTTGTATAAGGGGAATAATTACACCAAAAGATTCTCCGAACTCAAGGCGAGTCTCCCTGAAATAACGGCAAAGATACTCTCGGAACGTCTGCAGGAACTGGAAGCGGAGAACATCATCTCCAAGAAGATCGATGCATCGGTCGTTCCGGTAAAGTCAGAGTACACGCTTACCGAAAGCGGTGTTGAACTGATCGGGGTCATTCGGGAGATTAAATACTGGGCACTGAAATGGAAGATCGACAACATCCCGTGCGGCAGTCAGGAATGTAAAATATGCAAACTCTGA
- a CDS encoding DUF2240 family protein has product MSERETSVAAPFRHRNADHLRQVDLIFYYTQDKKWMSLDKAKKLIVIAEKTGLIKKEGGGDYVLREDLREVKIPLGFRPTDEIFVIDESEAIDTLEKLLGDIADATNIEKKELASEMEQIRKHFDDLICPEAAIILLAKKHHVSFEPYKADLIKRIGE; this is encoded by the coding sequence ATGAGCGAGCGGGAAACTTCAGTTGCCGCCCCATTCAGACACAGAAATGCCGATCACCTCCGCCAGGTCGATCTGATCTTCTATTACACCCAGGATAAAAAATGGATGAGTCTGGATAAAGCAAAAAAACTTATCGTCATCGCTGAAAAAACCGGACTCATCAAAAAAGAAGGCGGAGGGGATTACGTATTACGGGAAGATCTCCGTGAGGTGAAGATCCCGCTCGGTTTTCGTCCAACAGACGAGATCTTCGTAATCGATGAGAGTGAAGCGATCGACACGCTGGAAAAACTCCTCGGAGATATCGCCGACGCGACCAACATCGAGAAAAAAGAACTGGCCAGCGAGATGGAACAGATCAGAAAACATTTTGACGATCTCATCTGCCCGGAGGCCGCGATCATTCTCCTTGCAAAAAAACATCACGTCTCTTTTGAACCATACAAAGCCGATCTCATCAAAAGGATCGGCGAATAA
- a CDS encoding SLC13 family permease → MKKGYGLILGIAAFLILLIAPIDPAILPVQARLAAAVAVMMAIFWITQPIPIEATALIPLVAFPLLGILKPAEAAVPYADKVIFLFLGGFIIAMSMQRWGLHKRIALKIINITGTSPKRLILGFMIATAFLSMWMSNTATAMMMIPIAIAIIATVLPTKVFADMEPAHKAFAGCLVLAVAYAAGVGGIGTLIGTPANGILSAQMALIFPQSTPIDFFTWMEFGVPFVIVMILIIWLWLTKVAYRKMPNILTNAKEALNKEVKELGPMSRGEKNTLFVFVLTAFCWIFAKSKDFGVFTLPGLDVIIPGIDDSTIAIFGALLLFFLPISWKKQEYTMNWQWAVRIPWGILLLFGGGMCLSAAFIKSGLAQAIVGYLDVLNGAPILLVVLIIAILVSLLTELTSNTAIASVMMPILAVTAISLCVNPLVLMMTAAVCSSLAFMLPVATPPNAIAYGTEYVEMKDMVTAGWFLNFIGILIFTIFVFTIVLWAFGITLDLPSWALASTVNI, encoded by the coding sequence ATGAAAAAAGGTTATGGGTTAATACTGGGCATAGCAGCATTTCTCATTCTGCTTATCGCTCCCATTGATCCCGCCATTTTGCCGGTCCAGGCGCGTCTCGCTGCCGCAGTAGCCGTAATGATGGCCATTTTTTGGATTACCCAGCCTATCCCAATCGAGGCAACAGCCCTCATACCATTGGTGGCATTTCCGCTTCTTGGAATACTGAAACCCGCTGAGGCGGCAGTCCCCTATGCGGATAAGGTTATTTTTCTCTTCCTCGGCGGTTTTATCATTGCCATGTCGATGCAGAGATGGGGACTCCATAAAAGGATCGCATTAAAAATCATCAATATCACCGGAACAAGTCCGAAGCGCCTCATCCTCGGATTCATGATCGCGACGGCTTTTCTTTCGATGTGGATGTCGAACACTGCCACTGCCATGATGATGATCCCAATTGCGATCGCAATTATTGCAACGGTCCTTCCAACAAAAGTGTTCGCCGATATGGAACCGGCCCATAAAGCGTTTGCCGGCTGTCTTGTCCTCGCCGTTGCTTACGCGGCTGGTGTTGGAGGTATCGGGACCCTGATCGGAACGCCGGCAAACGGCATTCTGAGTGCACAGATGGCACTCATTTTCCCACAGAGTACGCCGATCGACTTCTTCACCTGGATGGAGTTTGGGGTTCCGTTCGTTATTGTAATGATCCTGATCATTTGGCTCTGGCTCACAAAAGTAGCCTATAGAAAGATGCCGAATATTCTCACCAATGCAAAAGAGGCACTGAATAAAGAGGTCAAAGAGCTTGGCCCGATGTCCCGCGGAGAAAAGAATACCCTGTTTGTTTTTGTTCTGACAGCATTCTGCTGGATATTTGCAAAAAGCAAAGATTTCGGTGTATTCACCCTTCCGGGTCTCGATGTGATCATTCCGGGAATCGATGATTCGACAATTGCCATTTTCGGTGCACTTCTGTTGTTCTTCCTCCCCATAAGTTGGAAAAAGCAGGAGTACACGATGAACTGGCAGTGGGCAGTTCGTATTCCCTGGGGTATTCTTCTGCTCTTTGGCGGCGGCATGTGTCTTTCGGCTGCATTTATCAAAAGCGGCCTCGCGCAGGCGATTGTAGGATACCTTGACGTCTTAAACGGCGCTCCAATTCTTCTGGTAGTGCTGATCATTGCGATTTTGGTATCATTATTGACCGAACTTACCTCAAACACGGCCATTGCTTCGGTTATGATGCCTATCCTTGCGGTCACGGCAATATCTCTCTGCGTGAATCCGTTGGTCCTTATGATGACGGCAGCAGTCTGTTCATCTCTCGCATTCATGCTTCCGGTAGCTACCCCGCCAAACGCGATCGCCTATGGTACAGAATATGTGGAAATGAAAGATATGGTCACAGCCGGATGGTTCCTAAACTTTATAGGAATCCTGATATTCACCATCTTCGTCTTCACGATAGTATTATGGGCATTTGGCATCACGCTCGATCTTCCTTCATGGGCACTTGCATCAACCGTTAACATCTAA
- the hypB gene encoding hydrogenase nickel incorporation protein HypB, which produces MHHVDVHMEAEIYGANNRLAEHNAEHFKAHNVRAFDLLGAIGSGKTSLIEKIVPELKSRGKVTAAIAGDVYGDDDFQRIVKTGIIAFNANTGKECHLDAHLVHHALDHMNLDDVDVVFIENVGNMVCPTDFKLGAEKRIVVISTTEGDDVVNKHPMMFRDCQIAIINKVDLAEAVGCNVERMVADIKRYNPEMLIIKTNLKKGEGVKEIADAILA; this is translated from the coding sequence ATGCATCACGTGGATGTTCACATGGAAGCCGAGATTTACGGCGCAAACAACCGTCTGGCAGAGCACAATGCGGAGCACTTCAAAGCCCACAATGTTCGTGCATTCGATCTTCTTGGAGCGATCGGATCCGGAAAGACCTCATTAATCGAGAAAATAGTCCCTGAACTCAAATCAAGAGGAAAAGTCACGGCAGCAATAGCAGGAGATGTATACGGCGATGATGATTTCCAGCGGATCGTCAAAACCGGCATTATCGCATTCAACGCAAATACCGGCAAAGAATGCCACCTCGATGCCCACCTGGTCCACCATGCACTCGACCACATGAACCTTGACGACGTCGATGTCGTCTTCATTGAAAATGTTGGGAACATGGTCTGCCCGACCGATTTCAAACTCGGCGCGGAGAAACGTATCGTCGTTATCTCAACTACTGAGGGCGACGACGTGGTAAACAAACACCCGATGATGTTTCGGGACTGTCAGATCGCTATTATAAACAAAGTCGATCTGGCAGAAGCAGTCGGATGCAATGTTGAGAGAATGGTCGCCGATATCAAACGCTACAACCCGGAAATGCTCATCATCAAAACCAACCTCAAGAAAGGGGAAGGCGTCAAAGAGATCGCCGATGCCATTCTTGCCTGA
- a CDS encoding transcription initiation factor IIB yields the protein METEIEKLKQLRSDREKMKQRQETTLVAKEKEKQGGNDATATVCPECGSKQLVHDYERAELVCQHCGLVLDDDFIDRGPEWRAFDHDQRMKRSRVGAPMTFTIHDKGLSTMIDWRNRDSYGRAISSKNRAQLYRLRKWQRRIRVSNATERNLAFALSELDRMASALGLPRNVRETAAVVYRDAVDKNLIRGRSIEGVAAAALYAACRQCNVPRTLDEIAEVSRVSRKEIGRTYRFISRELGLKLLPTSPGDYVPRFCSGLGLKGEVQSRAMEILKQAGERELTSGRGPTGVAAAAIYISSILSGERRTQREVADVAGVTEVTIRNRYKELAEQLDIEIIL from the coding sequence ATGGAAACTGAAATTGAAAAACTGAAACAGCTAAGATCGGATAGAGAAAAGATGAAACAGCGTCAGGAAACGACGCTTGTTGCAAAGGAAAAGGAGAAGCAGGGCGGAAACGATGCGACCGCCACCGTCTGTCCGGAGTGCGGGAGCAAGCAGCTCGTTCATGATTATGAACGTGCAGAGCTTGTCTGTCAGCACTGTGGTCTTGTTTTAGATGACGATTTTATCGATCGCGGGCCGGAATGGCGTGCGTTCGATCATGATCAGCGGATGAAGAGGTCGCGTGTCGGTGCACCGATGACCTTTACGATCCACGATAAGGGTCTTTCCACCATGATCGACTGGAGAAACCGTGACAGTTACGGAAGAGCGATCTCATCCAAGAACCGGGCACAGTTATACCGTCTGAGAAAATGGCAGCGCCGTATCAGAGTTTCCAATGCGACCGAGCGTAACCTGGCGTTTGCTCTCTCCGAACTTGACCGAATGGCCTCTGCTCTCGGTCTTCCCCGAAATGTTCGTGAGACCGCTGCGGTCGTTTACCGTGATGCCGTCGATAAGAATCTGATTCGCGGAAGAAGTATCGAGGGTGTTGCAGCAGCTGCATTATATGCAGCATGCCGTCAGTGTAATGTTCCAAGAACTCTTGATGAGATCGCGGAAGTGTCCCGTGTCTCCAGAAAAGAGATCGGCAGAACCTACCGGTTCATCTCCCGTGAACTTGGATTGAAACTTCTCCCGACTTCCCCCGGCGACTATGTTCCAAGATTCTGTTCAGGTCTCGGTCTGAAAGGCGAGGTCCAGTCCCGTGCTATGGAGATCCTGAAGCAGGCAGGCGAGCGTGAACTCACGAGCGGACGAGGTCCGACCGGTGTTGCAGCAGCAGCGATCTACATCTCCTCAATCCTTTCCGGAGAACGCAGGACCCAGCGCGAAGTTGCTGATGTGGCAGGCGTGACGGAAGTTACGATCCGTAACAGATACAAGGAACTGGCTGAACAGCTGGACATAGAGATTATTTTATAA
- a CDS encoding 30S ribosomal protein S8e, with the protein MLWQGKSVRKATGGRYHASRGKKRFEIGRSPADTIIGITRVKAIRVTGGNTKVRALRCEFANVSDKKTGKVQKVKINSVAENAANPNYVRRNLMTKGAIITTELGKAQIVSRPGQDGVINAILIE; encoded by the coding sequence ATGCTTTGGCAAGGTAAATCAGTAAGAAAAGCGACCGGCGGTCGCTACCACGCATCCCGCGGTAAGAAAAGATTCGAGATCGGAAGATCCCCGGCAGATACCATCATCGGGATCACCCGTGTAAAAGCCATCCGCGTAACCGGTGGAAACACCAAAGTTCGCGCACTCCGCTGTGAGTTTGCAAACGTCAGCGACAAGAAGACAGGAAAAGTTCAGAAAGTCAAGATCAACTCTGTTGCAGAAAACGCAGCAAACCCGAACTACGTCCGCCGTAACCTCATGACCAAGGGAGCAATCATCACGACCGAACTTGGTAAAGCACAGATTGTCAGCCGCCCAGGTCAGGATGGCGTTATCAACGCGATCCTGATCGAATAA
- a CDS encoding histidinol phosphate phosphatase domain-containing protein: protein MYDFHCHTTMSDGELIPTELIRRMAVAGYTEMAIADHADYSNVEFLIESQEKVKRSAELYGVRLFTGIEITHVPPSEIADLAKYARSLGAEVVIVHGETITEPVAPGTNMAAVLCPDVDILAHPGMISDEEASLAAKNGVFLEITSRNGHNKANGHVLTSARRAGAGIVVQSDIHGPDDIINEKMRGLVARGAGMNEDEAKKVLSLTSLDILSR, encoded by the coding sequence ATGTACGATTTCCACTGTCATACAACGATGAGCGACGGCGAACTGATCCCGACAGAGCTGATCCGCCGGATGGCAGTTGCCGGATACACGGAGATGGCGATCGCCGATCATGCGGATTATTCCAATGTGGAATTTCTTATCGAGTCTCAGGAGAAGGTGAAGAGATCTGCAGAACTGTACGGGGTGAGGTTGTTCACCGGAATCGAGATCACGCATGTCCCTCCGTCAGAGATCGCCGACCTTGCGAAGTATGCCAGATCACTTGGCGCGGAAGTGGTGATCGTTCACGGGGAAACGATAACCGAGCCGGTCGCTCCCGGCACAAATATGGCTGCAGTGCTCTGTCCTGATGTGGATATTCTTGCTCATCCCGGCATGATCTCTGACGAAGAGGCATCTCTTGCAGCAAAGAACGGTGTGTTTCTGGAGATCACGTCAAGGAACGGGCACAATAAGGCAAACGGTCACGTTTTGACCTCTGCGCGGCGCGCGGGTGCAGGAATCGTGGTACAATCGGACATTCACGGTCCGGATGATATAATTAATGAAAAAATGCGCGGTCTGGTCGCACGCGGGGCTGGGATGAACGAAGACGAGGCAAAAAAGGTACTTTCCCTCACTTCCCTAGATATCCTTTCCCGCTAA